In one window of Methanolobus mangrovi DNA:
- the rnfA gene encoding Rnf electron transport complex subunit RnfA, whose product MVEKALFAIFMDGIFIKNFLLIQFLGLCSFVGVTKDVKSAAGMSGAVVFVMAMASTVSYLLYTYILVPTNMQFLDLISFIVVIAALVQLVEFVVRKNIPSLYRSLGIYLPLITTNCAVLGAVLLNENAGYNFAQSVVFGTSAGLGYTIVMLMMSAIRERSTFVNVPSSIRGLPQAFFIALMLSMAFVNYFWVIPI is encoded by the coding sequence ATGGTGGAAAAAGCATTATTCGCTATCTTTATGGATGGTATTTTCATCAAGAACTTCCTGCTTATCCAGTTCCTTGGACTCTGCTCTTTTGTAGGTGTTACCAAGGATGTCAAGAGTGCTGCAGGAATGTCAGGAGCCGTGGTCTTCGTTATGGCAATGGCATCTACGGTGTCATATTTGCTCTATACATATATTCTGGTGCCTACAAATATGCAATTCCTTGACCTTATCAGCTTCATTGTTGTGATTGCAGCACTTGTACAGCTGGTAGAGTTCGTTGTCAGGAAGAACATACCTTCTCTTTACCGGTCACTTGGTATTTACTTGCCATTGATCACAACGAACTGTGCAGTATTAGGTGCTGTATTACTTAATGAGAATGCAGGCTACAACTTTGCACAGAGTGTTGTTTTCGGTACTTCAGCAGGTCTTGGATATACCATCGTCATGTTGATGATGTCTGCTATCAGGGAACGCTCAACATTCGTTAATGTTCCTTCATCTATCCGCGGACTTCCTCAGGCATTCTTCATCGCACTGATGCTTTCTATGGCTTTTGTTAATTACTTCTGGGTGATTCCAATATGA
- the rnfB gene encoding Rnf electron transport complex subunit RnfB, translating into MSVSFSTLLIEAVAILGGLGLVVGVMLVVAAKKFKVDTNPLVDEIVEVLPGANCGACGYAGCADFAERVVNEGAPLNGCPVGGFEVAKEIGGILGQEVAEGESQYPFVRCNGGLNCVDRFEYVGFEDCKAVMLLSDGEKGCNYGCMGRGTCVRACPFDALSIGADRLPHVNQNLCTSCGLCIASCPNDILVFAKESEKVHVLCMSHDKGKAVKESCTVGCIGCKICEKNCPEEAITVTNFLAQIDQDKCTACGICVEKCPQNTISIR; encoded by the coding sequence ATGAGCGTATCATTTAGCACTTTACTTATAGAGGCAGTGGCAATCCTCGGAGGTCTTGGACTGGTTGTTGGTGTCATGCTTGTTGTGGCAGCAAAGAAATTTAAGGTAGATACTAATCCGCTAGTTGATGAAATAGTGGAAGTACTCCCTGGGGCTAACTGTGGTGCCTGTGGTTATGCGGGCTGTGCTGACTTTGCAGAACGTGTGGTAAATGAAGGTGCACCTCTCAATGGTTGTCCTGTCGGTGGCTTTGAAGTCGCCAAGGAGATTGGTGGCATACTCGGTCAGGAAGTTGCCGAAGGTGAATCACAGTATCCTTTCGTCAGGTGCAACGGCGGTCTCAATTGTGTTGACCGTTTTGAGTACGTGGGCTTTGAGGACTGTAAGGCTGTCATGTTGCTCTCTGACGGGGAAAAAGGTTGTAACTACGGATGCATGGGCAGGGGAACCTGTGTACGTGCATGTCCGTTTGATGCACTTTCCATAGGAGCGGACCGTCTACCTCATGTTAACCAGAATCTGTGTACAAGCTGTGGCCTATGTATTGCCTCATGTCCAAATGACATACTGGTGTTTGCAAAGGAATCCGAAAAAGTGCATGTACTCTGTATGTCACATGATAAAGGAAAGGCTGTTAAGGAGTCCTGTACTGTTGGTTGCATCGGCTGTAAGATATGTGAAAAGAATTGCCCAGAAGAGGCTATAACTGTCACTAACTTCCTTGCACAGATCGATCAGGACAAATGTACAGCATGTGGAATATGTGTTGAAAAATGTCCGCAGAATACAATTTCTATCAGGTGA
- the rnfE gene encoding Rnf electron transport complex subunit RnfE — protein sequence MDPLSEYIRGITRDNPIFGLVLGLCPTLAVTTSVENAIGMSAGTAFVLICSNIFVSALRKQIPSAVRLPIFIIIIATFVSIVKMIMQAYFPPMYAALGVFIPLIVVNCIIIGRAEAYANKNNVFYSFIDGLGISTGFLLVLMLIGGIRELLGTGQIVTFDYTLITLPINPSITTMILPPGAFLTIGSLMAIVNYQRAKKRAKGG from the coding sequence ATGGACCCATTAAGTGAATATATTCGTGGTATTACAAGAGACAACCCGATTTTCGGACTTGTTCTGGGCCTCTGCCCTACGCTGGCAGTGACTACATCAGTCGAAAATGCGATCGGTATGTCTGCAGGCACTGCATTTGTGCTTATATGTTCTAACATTTTCGTTTCAGCCCTGAGGAAACAGATTCCCTCAGCTGTAAGACTTCCAATATTCATTATCATCATAGCGACCTTTGTGTCAATAGTCAAGATGATAATGCAGGCGTATTTCCCTCCAATGTATGCGGCGTTAGGTGTGTTTATTCCGCTGATTGTGGTAAACTGTATCATCATCGGCCGTGCGGAGGCATATGCCAATAAGAACAATGTGTTCTATTCTTTCATAGATGGTCTCGGTATCTCAACAGGTTTCCTGTTGGTTTTGATGCTCATCGGTGGTATAAGGGAACTCCTTGGTACTGGACAGATAGTAACGTTCGATTACACTTTGATCACTTTACCTATCAACCCATCCATTACAACAATGATCCTTCCTCCGGGAGCATTCCTGACAATAGGATCTTTAATGGCAATCGTAAACTATCAGAGAGCAAAGAAGAGAGCAAAGGGTGGTTAA